The Athalia rosae chromosome 4, iyAthRosa1.1, whole genome shotgun sequence DNA segment CTGAACCAATATTGGAAATTATCCAGCTGTGATGCATTGAGTAGTAGGAAAAATTTAGTCCATGGGTAGATAAATATTGGAGTCAGTTACCTCTAATCCCATTGCTCCGCATCCATTGCTCTTTGGTTTGTGATTCCAATTTGGCTTTGGTAATGCACCTGCAATATGTGGCGAGAGAAGTATactatattttgttttgtctATATTTGATCTCCGATGAACTAACAGTTCAGCAGGTTAGGGCTGTTGAGAGTTCAGGTGAGATTAAAAGTTATTATAGGATTGTTAAAGTTTACCTCCAGGGCATCGGTAAATGCATGAATCCTCGGCTGCAGCATCAATGACTTCATGAAcatctctgaattttttggCAACAGTCAcagcattttgaaaaaaatcaccaaataTGCTTTCAGCAGATAAAACTGCGTCCCGAATATTTCCCAATAAATCAGCTCCATAGCCCGACCAAGCGTAAGCTAAGAATGTGACAGCATAGACAAGAATCTTTCTGTACTTTGAGAAACGCATTATTGCGAATTGCCGCGTATGCAAACTTGTTGTAAACTGAATCAAAATCGATTCTAAACGTTTACTCAGTTGCCAGAACTGAAAAGATATTTTTAGTCCACAATTGTCTAAACGTGGAAATTATGGATAAGTGCATATTTTTCATACTGATACCAAAGTATGTGTGACACACCTTTCCTGATctgtcagaatttttttaatatacccTTGATACATTGTATGTGAAGCTTATGACGCTTATCGTTATGATTACGCGATTAATATCAATATGCCACATCTGCTAATCCGGACTTGGTATCCTTGATGAGCAATGCTCTATCTTTATTAGCTTAATCTTAGTCATAAAGTTATATAAGAAAACTTGATTCCAACATAAgaaaagtaattgaaatttaatttgaagCAATGTTGTGGTCATTGATCAAGTGGACTTCAATaacaaattataatattttcctTTATTAGGGttcacaaaaattgaatttacacATCGAAATTGCtagaaatattgaatattggtGATCTTTAAGCGTAAAAATTTGTGAATTGCAGCATAGAACATTTCCAAGTTAAAGTTTCTTCACAAGTTCTCCACTTTCGAACAATTGCTTAACGTCACTACCTCCACCTATGAATTCCCCCTTCACAAAAACCCTGGGTACAGTTTTTGCCCCAGTAATTTCTCCTAGAATTGCCTGAATTTCATCAGCATCATCCCGATTATCAAGTTCAACTGCTGTATACTTCTGTTTGAGCTTGTCAAATACCTATAAAAACATATGAAATAACATTTCAAATATCTACAGATCagaaattttaaatcatattATGCACATAATTGAAGATTATGGACACAAAATAAATTCCAAAATTCTATTTACCTGTTTAGCCATTGTACAATAGGGGCAGTATGTCTTAGAGAAAATCACAACAGTGTCAGAGCCGATGAGTTCTTTAACAAATTCTCGTGTCACTGGCATAATTTGCTGTTTGCTGGAACCTAAACCCATTGCATTGAGCTAAAGAAATTTTAAATGTCAACTTTCACCTCTACTTATGGTTACATATTTAATCACATCTTTGCTCTCATACAATAAacagcataaaaaaaacatttacgGATCAATATTTGAGGCACCTAAATCATCAAGTAATTCGTCATACATGTAGTCTGGACTATCAATACTCATATCATCGAAGTCTTCCATTCTATTTGGTATAATATCTGAGAATATTTGGGTCTACGTGGGATGTACAACACATGTAAATTATTGCTGTATAGTTTTTAACTTAAATCATTTGATAGatatcaataattatattgcaaaaaatgtccactaaaaatatttaaacgcTATACTATTCCCAAAATCCAAATGCAACCATGAGGTTGACAAATGGTTTTCTTTTGTCAATGGTTTCAATGTActgaaatttaaataattttgataaaagaaaatcaccCACCATTATTAAATTGAAACATTGCTATCTACAACTGTCTACAACAATTACGATTCTTACCTGTTATACTGAACTTGACGTTAAGACCTCTTAATAAACGGCAAAGAATTTTAGAGTATGAAAATAAGACAGCTCCTGTAGTTCTGAAAACGTGAAGTATTAGTGATATTGCTAGGAATTATTGACCATATGATTGAAAGACTTGATGGTTGGTGAAATCGCGAAGTGCGAGGTAAAGGGGTATGCTAGCTTTATCACTGGCGCTGGTGCTAGAGCTTTTCTATTTTGTCACCCAACAATTTGCCAGCTGCCAATAATCATCTCCTGCATCCAAGATTTTCATGCACAATATTAGTCGCTCTTTAATTGTGCGAACGGTGAATGAAGCTAGAAAGATTCTGCAAAATGTGTAGTTCCAAATATACACCTGGCAAGGATATATCCCCATGGAGATTAAATGACAGTAACTAAATATAAAACATTGTTGTCTtcgatttgtaattttttttttacttcttccaTTGGAGAAAAGGTGGCGTGCTGGTCAATGACATCATGGCATCAATATTGACACGTAATGATCGAGGTATTTCTACATGATAGTCGCTTGGTCCACGGTATCGTGTTGGAAGTCTTGACGGTCTTGACGTTTGGCAATATTTTATCGAGCTGTGTGAGAGGATTCTGTGAAAAATGATGtaaattcaagtataaaatcaaagatgAGTATCGGTAAGATGGCCTGTCCTGGAGGCGGCCTGTACGTTGTCGAGGGTGAAGTCAGCCTGCTTATGACAGCTATGCGCCGAGGTGCCCGATGGTCTTCACATTCTCATCAGGTTAGACAGATCACATCAGCTGGtctactttttcaaaaattttcggtccCTGGAATATTTGACTGCTTCACATGGCAATAAAAGTTATTATCTTCATTCTGAATAGACAACAATGCACCGTCATTGGAAACTCAATCATGAAAATTTTAGCTAAAGTCACAATATTTTTGCCAAACGATGagcagttttattttatccctcACACCAGATGATCTAAATCAATCACAGCTGACTTAGATTATAGAGAATacaaagagaattttttgtctAATTCTTTGATACTAAAGCAGATTTAAAATGTCCAATTTTGACTTGTCCAATCAAGTTTGGTGATATGAAATCTATACCTCTCATGCTTTAGAGGATCTGAGTAAACTTGAATTTTGATTTGACccagaaataatttattgttgATATGACTTTGTTTACACTACAAATTGACTTAACACAGGATGAAGATCAGGATACACTAATGAAAGGATTAGCATCTTTGAAGGAAGCGCTGAATGATGCAGACAATCTAGCTCAGCTAGAACCTGGTGTATTTTTAGCCCCATTTCTTGAAGTCATCAGATCTGAGGAAACAACTGGCCCTGTCACTAGTCTAGCACTATCGGCAGTTAACAAGATTATCTCATATGGCCTCATTGGTAAGCATGTGATATGAGCACATATCGTCTGCATTGATCAAGGATATCCTTGTGTTGTACAGCAATTCAGACTCTTCAATGATCAAAGAGCTGTATTACGTAGGATATGGGTTTAAATTATGGTAATCGTAGATCCTGACCATGGTGCAGTTGCTTCCTGCGTTGAGTCTGTTGCTGATGCTGTTACTCATGCAAGATTTGTGGGAACAGATGCATCAGGAGATGGGGTAGTTCTCATGCGAATTTTGCAAGTCCTCAGAGGTCTTATGTTGGCTCCTGCCGGTAACTTTCTCTCAAATGAGAGTGTATGTGAAATTATGCTCAGCTGCTTCAGGATATGCTTCGAAACAAGACTCAGTggtaaattttgatttcatatcgttgcataatttttattgacaAAGGCTCCACATAATTTCAGAGCTGCTGCGACGGACTGCAGAGCACTGTTTGAGGGACATGGTACAGCATTTGTTCACCCGACTACCACAATTTGTAGATGATACAAGAGTCCTTTTAAATATGAAAGTTAGTATTTAAGTAATGATTATCATTCCCATCTATTTATTCTGACACCAAAACTGAAGATTCTCAATCAACATTGGCTAATtgcttcattcattttatctgGCACCAGAAAATGAGAACCAATGGCATGGAAAATACTCGCActaagaacagaaaaaataagacctatgccaaacaaaaatcgaaattaacTCCTGATGACGATGAAAGTGAAACTCAACTTCTTAGTCCTGTTGAAAGAGTGAGAGCTGGTCATTTAGCAACTACGCCTGTTACACCGAGTAGTAATATCGTTGACATGCAGGGATCGCTAGATCGTGGTACTCCAGACCGtgcagatgaagaaaaaaatgagaacaaagATAATTCCAGTAAAACTGAAGAGCCAGATAAAAGTCAAATAATTACAGAGGCTAAGGAACAAGATAAAGCAAACGATCCgaccaaaaatgaagaatctggtaaagttgaaaataaagaaagctTAGAAACCGGAAAAAGATTACCAAACGATGCAGTGATCCATAGTgaagataaaatagaaaagccCACTGAGTTGGAGCATAAACTTTCATCCCCACAGAATCAAAGTGATACAGAGGGTAAatttaattgatgattactttcGTTAATCCTCTAATTGCATAACTATCTACTACATACTAATTCTACTGATCCCTGGTTTTAGCAGTAAACTCAATTgaggaagaaaacaaaactttgaatttaGTACAATCTCCAACTGGAAGCATAGAAGATTTGTCGGTAGACGATAATGGTAATACCAATAGAGAAGCAGGATTGCCAAAGATAAAGGTTGAAGCTGATCCCCCAGAAGAGTACGTAAATACTCAAGGAGTGAGATTTACGCCTCTTCAGCAATTGGCACCGTATGGATCTCTGTGCGTTCGGGAGCTCTTTAGATTTTTAGTTTCCCTTTGCAGCCCTCTTGATAAGCAGAACACTGAAGTTATGATGCACTTAGGGCTCAGCTTGCTTCAGGTAGCGCTGGAGGTCTCCGCGGATGCTCTTGCTAATTTTCCGTCTCTACTGTCGCTTGTTAAAGACGACCTGTGCAGAAATTTGATTCTGGTAATTCAGCactcatatatgtattattattcaagAATCGTCTTCCGTGATTACATCATCCAACCTTAGCTGAGTATTAATTTTATACTAATTTTTATTGACATTTGATATATGTTTAATCAGTTACTAGGTTCAGACAGGCTGTCAATCCTTGCAGCAGATCTTCAagtctcatttttattattcgaatcACTACGAGAGTATCTGAAATTTCAAATGGAGTATTATTTCATGAAATTGATGGAGCTGGTTAATTCAGATTCGAATAGGATAACGTATGAACAACGCGAATTAGCattaggtatgtatatttggCAGGTAATAAtgcctttgaaaatattactGACTTTCTTTTGAGAGTAAGCTCATGATCTCAAACATGATTGTGCTTGCAGAAGCAATAGTAAGATTGTGGAGAATACCTGGTTTGCCAGCAGAATTATATCTAAATTTTGACTGTGGTCTGTACTCTACAAATCTCTATGAAGATCTCACGAAACTACTTTCAAAGGTACATTTGATCACTCATTAAATCAGCGACATACTTGTCGATCATAAACGTTTTACTCCTCACCGCATTAGTCCCATCTGAACCAACCAAAGCTGAATCTTTGACAGAATAAAATTACAtcacttgattaattttttattaatctaacattttattttagaaTGCCTCAGCACTATCTGCTGGCATCCACAGTATGCAGTTAATATCCCTAGATGCTCTAATAATGTTGATTGAAGGAATAGAGTCTCGATGTAAAGGAGTAGAGGAACAGAGAAAAGCTCCAAGACATCCACCATCACATAATTTACCCAATAGAGAAGAATTATTGGCTACTAAGGCTAACAAAAGAGTAAGTCAGATCACCACCAGCTTATGTCAATATGTTATCAATTTATCCTAGATGAAAGTAATTGTTATATATCACACAAATAATTTGATCTACAGTGGCTGGTTCTCGGGACTGAGCAATTCAACGAAAAACCAAGGTCTGGAATTAATATCTTGTCAGAACGTGGCTTATTAGGAGGTACACCAGGGCACCCAGACCCACAGATGATCGCAAAGTTGTTGAGAGAAAATCCAGGTctggataaaaaagaaataggagAATATATTAGTAGACGAGACAACAGAGCGGTTTTAGAGTGCTTTGTGAAAAGTTTTGATCTTCGACAAACACGTGTTGACCAAGCATTACGGCTCTATCTAGAATCGTTTAGATTACCAGGTGAAGCGCCGCTCATATCCCTGCTGCTGGAACATTTTGCTGAACATTGGCACGTAGGTATCACACAGTCAAATTGATGGTGAAAAGTTTTATCATCATTTCCTGTCATGCCGTTATAAGTTGACGCAATTTTGCAGACCAGTAATGGAGAACCATTTGCATCTGCGGACGCAGCATTTACATTAGCCTATGCCGTAATTATGTTGAATGTTGATCAACACAATTATAATGTGAAACGTCAGAATAATCCCATGACACCAGAAGAGttcaaaaaaaacttgaaaaaagtcAATGGTGGTGCTGATTTTGACCAAGACATGTTGGATGAAATGTACACCGCTATCAAGTGAGTGTTGCAAGATTTAATTGTACCCATTCATTGTGACTGATATAATTTATTGTATacagaaacgaagaaatagtCATGCCAGCTGAACAAACTGGATTAGTAAGAGAAAACTATTTATGGAAAGTGTTATTACGTCGAGGTGCTGGGCCAGAAAGTAATTATTTGAGAGTTGGACGAGGAGGAGAACTTGTAGACAGAGATTTGGCAATACATGCTTGGGCACCAGTTGTCACCGCTTTGTGTAGGGCTTACGACAAGGCCCCTGATAGACCATTACAACGCAGAGTCGCTCGAGCCTTTCTGAGGTGAGTTGACAGcgtcttctcgtttttcttttttaaaaccTGATCACGGTAACAGAGaacgtttttgaaatttataggTGTGCCTCGATCAGCGCCCACTACGGAATGAGTAGTGATTTAGATACTTTGGTAGTTAGCCTGTGTAAATTTACAGGTCTTGCTACAGGTGGTGAACTTGAACAGCTTGTTCTGCAATTAGGGGGTAGTGGCCGTAGCCAATTGGCTGCACGAACATTATTTGAGGTCACTCATCGACACGGAGATGCACTTAGAGCATCCTGGAGAAATGTAGTAGATTGTTTGCAAGCAGTGTACAGAGCTAGGCTACTACCAAGGATTCTTACAGAAGGAGAAGACTTTCTTGATGTTTCGGGAAAAGTATCCCTTATTCGTGAACCTGCTACCCCCAGAGCACCCCCTGCTGAACAGAGTATTTTATCTagtttatattcatatatcgCGCTGGATGCACCTCGAGTTCCACATCCAGCTGAGGCTACAGCTCGAAGAAGAGCAACTCAATGTGTTACAGACTGCCGACTTGAATTGATTATCGCCGAAAGCAAATTCCTACAGGTAAACAGGTTGCCATTGATGACTTAAAAAATACTGTCCTCGTGTAGCTAGAAAATTATATCTCAGATCTTCAATATTCCCTCCTTGTTTGCTGCTAGGTGGAGTCACTTCGGTCCCTAGTAGGAGCCCTGGTTGCAGCAAACCCCCAAGATGAGGATCTTTCGGTGTTTCTATTAGAACTTCTACTTAAAGTTACGATTCAAAATCGCGATAGAGTAATGTGTATCTGGCCGATTGTTCAAGCGCATATCGAAGGGCTTTTAACTACAGCAGCTCGGGAAAATCACGCTTACCTTCTGGAAAGAGTTGCAGTtggaatgttgagattagCTATCCGGCTGTTACGTGGAGAAGAATTAGCTGGTGCTGTCTTACCACCGTTGACACCATTGACCCATCTACCCTCAGCGACTACTGCAACCTTGGCAAGGCAACTTGCATATGGATTATTCGAACTTTTAAAAACAGGTGCTGCAAACATTCATACGACAGAAGATTGGAAAGTTGTGTTTAGCCTATTGGAATGTGCTGGTGCTGGAGCATTAGCTCCCAAACATTCGAATACCGTTTTAGACGATGTACCAAGCAGGACGTCGGTTTTAGATCCAAGACCTGTTAGTCCAGTGCCAGAATGGGTATTGGTCTCTCCAACTGGTACAGAAGCACC contains these protein-coding regions:
- the LOC105684224 gene encoding group XIIA secretory phospholipase A2, which codes for MRFSKYRKILVYAVTFLAYAWSGYGADLLGNIRDAVLSAESIFGDFFQNAVTVAKKFRDVHEVIDAAAEDSCIYRCPGGALPKPNWNHKPKSNGCGAMGLEQFQEFFTNDEIKICCDNHDICYDTCNSDKEKCDLDFKRCLYKYCDTLESTSINVMRACRAAAKLYFAGTTTFGCKSFLDSQKQACYCNEKWNSRYK
- the LOC105684226 gene encoding glutaredoxin-C4-like isoform X2, translating into MPVTREFVKELIGSDTVVIFSKTYCPYCTMAKQVFDKLKQKYTAVELDNRDDADEIQAILGEITGAKTVPRVFVKGEFIGGGSDVKQLFESGELVKKL
- the LOC105684226 gene encoding glutaredoxin-C4-like isoform X1 translates to MGLGSSKQQIMPVTREFVKELIGSDTVVIFSKTYCPYCTMAKQVFDKLKQKYTAVELDNRDDADEIQAILGEITGAKTVPRVFVKGEFIGGGSDVKQLFESGELVKKL
- the LOC105684222 gene encoding Golgi-specific brefeldin A-resistance guanine nucleotide exchange factor 1 isoform X3, producing MSIGKMACPGGGLYVVEGEVSLLMTAMRRGARWSSHSHQDEDQDTLMKGLASLKEALNDADNLAQLEPGVFLAPFLEVIRSEETTGPVTSLALSAVNKIISYGLIDPDHGAVASCVESVADAVTHARFVGTDASGDGVVLMRILQVLRGLMLAPAGNFLSNESVCEIMLSCFRICFETRLSELLRRTAEHCLRDMVQHLFTRLPQFVDDTRVLLNMKKMRTNGMENTRTKNRKNKTYAKQKSKLTPDDDESETQLLSPVERGSLDRGTPDRADEEKNENKDNSSKTEEPDKSQIITEAKEQDKANDPTKNEESGKVENKESLETGKRLPNDAVIHSEDKIEKPTELEHKLSSPQNQSDTEAVNSIEEENKTLNLVQSPTGSIEDLSVDDNGNTNREAGLPKIKVEADPPEEYVNTQGVRFTPLQQLAPYGSLCVRELFRFLVSLCSPLDKQNTEVMMHLGLSLLQVALEVSADALANFPSLLSLVKDDLCRNLILLLGSDRLSILAADLQVSFLLFESLREYLKFQMEYYFMKLMELVNSDSNRITYEQRELALEAIVRLWRIPGLPAELYLNFDCGLYSTNLYEDLTKLLSKNASALSAGIHSMQLISLDALIMLIEGIESRCKGVEEQRKAPRHPPSHNLPNREELLATKANKRWLVLGTEQFNEKPRSGINILSERGLLGGTPGHPDPQMIAKLLRENPGLDKKEIGEYISRRDNRAVLECFVKSFDLRQTRVDQALRLYLESFRLPGEAPLISLLLEHFAEHWHTSNGEPFASADAAFTLAYAVIMLNVDQHNYNVKRQNNPMTPEEFKKNLKKVNGGADFDQDMLDEMYTAIKNEEIVMPAEQTGLVRENYLWKVLLRRGAGPESNYLRVGRGGELVDRDLAIHAWAPVVTALCRAYDKAPDRPLQRRVARAFLRCASISAHYGMSSDLDTLVVSLCKFTGLATGGELEQLVLQLGGSGRSQLAARTLFEVTHRHGDALRASWRNVVDCLQAVYRARLLPRILTEGEDFLDVSGKVSLIREPATPRAPPAEQSILSSLYSYIALDAPRVPHPAEATARRRATQCVTDCRLELIIAESKFLQVESLRSLVGALVAANPQDEDLSVFLLELLLKVTIQNRDRVMCIWPIVQAHIEGLLTTAARENHAYLLERVAVGMLRLAIRLLRGEELAGAVLPPLTPLTHLPSATTATLARQLAYGLFELLKTGAANIHTTEDWKVVFSLLECAGAGALAPKHSNTVLDDVPSRTSVLDPRPVSPVPEWVLVSPTGTEAPLPVTADIIILDRDLHDHDPAALVKCCESLAFLVRDVAHVTPFNFELCVRCVRTFAEAVLIGAGKRHRAQSTQEEPAGYQQTPIQLLDLMHTLHTRTAQVFRWWAEEGGAAEGVSLWPQGWRPLLQGIARLCCDARRSVRTSAVTYLQRALLAHDLAQLAAAEWSQCLEHVLFPLLAQLLGPIAPNDPIGVEETRVRAATLLSKVFLHHLTPLLTLPGFLPIWLTVLDLLKAYMHADNSELLFEAIPESLKNMLLVMASAGVLASSSNLWLPTWRAIDTFLPNLKIELFPEPAPQPPQHSKPQVVTLVGHQQPSFPSPIAPQPEMSSPTHSPPQSEPIREIPVTDAQVAPASPITIKSNSATTMPIPVSVQSLALENKEPQQVITLVNQPAPSVASPVAVQPMAQQVFELPRGLNQETKFEDEEQPQVDFEQQSHQKIHQHPTTDIEQPYPAPQPAEFDNDKSLGENDQHKLVKQQNEAQIFVVQPPQPQHQYLHLHQQQAHQQQLQYPGVASPVHQVHLSSSPVMTTEGTSSATVFNSAAYFSEDPAADRLFAVTTP
- the LOC105684222 gene encoding Golgi-specific brefeldin A-resistance guanine nucleotide exchange factor 1 isoform X1, producing the protein MSIGKMACPGGGLYVVEGEVSLLMTAMRRGARWSSHSHQDEDQDTLMKGLASLKEALNDADNLAQLEPGVFLAPFLEVIRSEETTGPVTSLALSAVNKIISYGLIDPDHGAVASCVESVADAVTHARFVGTDASGDGVVLMRILQVLRGLMLAPAGNFLSNESVCEIMLSCFRICFETRLSELLRRTAEHCLRDMVQHLFTRLPQFVDDTRVLLNMKKMRTNGMENTRTKNRKNKTYAKQKSKLTPDDDESETQLLSPVERVRAGHLATTPVTPSSNIVDMQGSLDRGTPDRADEEKNENKDNSSKTEEPDKSQIITEAKEQDKANDPTKNEESGKVENKESLETGKRLPNDAVIHSEDKIEKPTELEHKLSSPQNQSDTEAVNSIEEENKTLNLVQSPTGSIEDLSVDDNGNTNREAGLPKIKVEADPPEEYVNTQGVRFTPLQQLAPYGSLCVRELFRFLVSLCSPLDKQNTEVMMHLGLSLLQVALEVSADALANFPSLLSLVKDDLCRNLILLLGSDRLSILAADLQVSFLLFESLREYLKFQMEYYFMKLMELVNSDSNRITYEQRELALEAIVRLWRIPGLPAELYLNFDCGLYSTNLYEDLTKLLSKNASALSAGIHSMQLISLDALIMLIEGIESRCKGVEEQRKAPRHPPSHNLPNREELLATKANKRWLVLGTEQFNEKPRSGINILSERGLLGGTPGHPDPQMIAKLLRENPGLDKKEIGEYISRRDNRAVLECFVKSFDLRQTRVDQALRLYLESFRLPGEAPLISLLLEHFAEHWHTSNGEPFASADAAFTLAYAVIMLNVDQHNYNVKRQNNPMTPEEFKKNLKKVNGGADFDQDMLDEMYTAIKNEEIVMPAEQTGLVRENYLWKVLLRRGAGPESNYLRVGRGGELVDRDLAIHAWAPVVTALCRAYDKAPDRPLQRRVARAFLRCASISAHYGMSSDLDTLVVSLCKFTGLATGGELEQLVLQLGGSGRSQLAARTLFEVTHRHGDALRASWRNVVDCLQAVYRARLLPRILTEGEDFLDVSGKVSLIREPATPRAPPAEQSILSSLYSYIALDAPRVPHPAEATARRRATQCVTDCRLELIIAESKFLQVESLRSLVGALVAANPQDEDLSVFLLELLLKVTIQNRDRVMCIWPIVQAHIEGLLTTAARENHAYLLERVAVGMLRLAIRLLRGEELAGAVLPPLTPLTHLPSATTATLARQLAYGLFELLKTGAANIHTTEDWKVVFSLLECAGAGALAPKHSNTVLDDVPSRTSVLDPRPVSPVPEWVLVSPTGTEAPLPVTADIIILDRDLHDHDPAALVKCCESLAFLVRDVAHVTPFNFELCVRCVRTFAEAVLIGAGKRHRAQSTQEEPAGYQQTPIQLLDLMHTLHTRTAQVFRWWAEEGGAAEGVSLWPQGWRPLLQGIARLCCDARRSVRTSAVTYLQRALLAHDLAQLAAAEWSQCLEHVLFPLLAQLLGPIAPNDPIGVEETRVRAATLLSKVFLHHLTPLLTLPGFLPIWLTVLDLLKAYMHADNSELLFEAIPESLKNMLLVMASAGVLASSSNLWLPTWRAIDTFLPNLKIELFPEPAPQPPQHSKPQVVTLVGHQQPSFPSPIAPQPEMSSPTHSPPQSEPIREIPVTDAQVAPASPITIKSNSATTMPIPVSVQSLALENKEPQQVITLVNQPAPSVASPVAVQPMAQQVFELPRGLNQETKFEDEEQPQVDFEQQSHQKIHQHPTTDIEQPYPAPQPAEFDNDKSLGENDQHKLVKQQNEAQIFVVQPPQPQHQYLHLHQQQAHQQQLQYPGVASPVHQVHLSSSPVMTTEGTSSATVFNSAAYFSEDPAADRLFAVTTP
- the LOC105684222 gene encoding Golgi-specific brefeldin A-resistance guanine nucleotide exchange factor 1 isoform X2, which gives rise to MSIGKMACPGGGLYVVEGEVSLLMTAMRRGARWSSHSHQDEDQDTLMKGLASLKEALNDADNLAQLEPGVFLAPFLEVIRSEETTGPVTSLALSAVNKIISYGLIDPDHGAVASCVESVADAVTHARFVGTDASGDGVVLMRILQVLRGLMLAPAGNFLSNESVCEIMLSCFRICFETRLSELLRRTAEHCLRDMVQHLFTRLPQFVDDTRVLLNMKKMRTNGMENTRTKNRKNKTYAKQKSKLTPDDDESETQLLSPVERVRAGHLATTPVTPSSNIVDMQGSLDRGTPDRADEEKNENKDNSSKTEEPDKSQIITEAKEQDKANDPTKNEESGKVENKESLETGKRLPNDAVIHSEDKIEKPTELEHKLSSPQNQSDTEVNSIEEENKTLNLVQSPTGSIEDLSVDDNGNTNREAGLPKIKVEADPPEEYVNTQGVRFTPLQQLAPYGSLCVRELFRFLVSLCSPLDKQNTEVMMHLGLSLLQVALEVSADALANFPSLLSLVKDDLCRNLILLLGSDRLSILAADLQVSFLLFESLREYLKFQMEYYFMKLMELVNSDSNRITYEQRELALEAIVRLWRIPGLPAELYLNFDCGLYSTNLYEDLTKLLSKNASALSAGIHSMQLISLDALIMLIEGIESRCKGVEEQRKAPRHPPSHNLPNREELLATKANKRWLVLGTEQFNEKPRSGINILSERGLLGGTPGHPDPQMIAKLLRENPGLDKKEIGEYISRRDNRAVLECFVKSFDLRQTRVDQALRLYLESFRLPGEAPLISLLLEHFAEHWHTSNGEPFASADAAFTLAYAVIMLNVDQHNYNVKRQNNPMTPEEFKKNLKKVNGGADFDQDMLDEMYTAIKNEEIVMPAEQTGLVRENYLWKVLLRRGAGPESNYLRVGRGGELVDRDLAIHAWAPVVTALCRAYDKAPDRPLQRRVARAFLRCASISAHYGMSSDLDTLVVSLCKFTGLATGGELEQLVLQLGGSGRSQLAARTLFEVTHRHGDALRASWRNVVDCLQAVYRARLLPRILTEGEDFLDVSGKVSLIREPATPRAPPAEQSILSSLYSYIALDAPRVPHPAEATARRRATQCVTDCRLELIIAESKFLQVESLRSLVGALVAANPQDEDLSVFLLELLLKVTIQNRDRVMCIWPIVQAHIEGLLTTAARENHAYLLERVAVGMLRLAIRLLRGEELAGAVLPPLTPLTHLPSATTATLARQLAYGLFELLKTGAANIHTTEDWKVVFSLLECAGAGALAPKHSNTVLDDVPSRTSVLDPRPVSPVPEWVLVSPTGTEAPLPVTADIIILDRDLHDHDPAALVKCCESLAFLVRDVAHVTPFNFELCVRCVRTFAEAVLIGAGKRHRAQSTQEEPAGYQQTPIQLLDLMHTLHTRTAQVFRWWAEEGGAAEGVSLWPQGWRPLLQGIARLCCDARRSVRTSAVTYLQRALLAHDLAQLAAAEWSQCLEHVLFPLLAQLLGPIAPNDPIGVEETRVRAATLLSKVFLHHLTPLLTLPGFLPIWLTVLDLLKAYMHADNSELLFEAIPESLKNMLLVMASAGVLASSSNLWLPTWRAIDTFLPNLKIELFPEPAPQPPQHSKPQVVTLVGHQQPSFPSPIAPQPEMSSPTHSPPQSEPIREIPVTDAQVAPASPITIKSNSATTMPIPVSVQSLALENKEPQQVITLVNQPAPSVASPVAVQPMAQQVFELPRGLNQETKFEDEEQPQVDFEQQSHQKIHQHPTTDIEQPYPAPQPAEFDNDKSLGENDQHKLVKQQNEAQIFVVQPPQPQHQYLHLHQQQAHQQQLQYPGVASPVHQVHLSSSPVMTTEGTSSATVFNSAAYFSEDPAADRLFAVTTP